The Pecten maximus chromosome 14, xPecMax1.1, whole genome shotgun sequence genome includes a region encoding these proteins:
- the LOC117341760 gene encoding uncharacterized protein LOC117341760: MEDSTSAVFKSTADELCSGTKQAMTSDYSFPRDTSFGCKVESLRQGSIIVVLLVTFNVYGSYTIPDNDEYVQTIVSYIGADMKLGSFTVIYGSIAVIVASYKTQGIETRVTKPTTPEPTTTEPKTPTPPEMQLVSSLSTPNGDLIIECNVHYAPKAWNTVKLMSSDANTGILAVGHVNGTTQSDNNAHHINFRADDSNVSISLLFPNTTKHCFSRSNYTCSIYRNEDVFVETTEYISTPVEEAAQNPEIDGITTVNEGDTYTVNCSGDLAPPSTTLNLFTRTANATSFTKSSVVALSTIGNITESCYLQTTKSYNLIADRTDNGTEMRCEAVNTSPGSQTISDSRVIVVNVAEMQLVSSLSSPNGDLIIECNVHYAPKAWNTVKLVSSDANTRILAVGHVNGTTQSDNNAYHLNFQADDSNVSISLLFPNTTKHCFARSNYTCSLYRNEDVFVETTEYISTPVEEAAQHPEIEGITTVNEGDTYTANCSGDLAPPSTTLNLFTRTANATSFTKSSVVALSTIGNLTESCYLQTTKSYNLIADRTDNGTEMRCEAVNTSPGSRTISDSRVIVVNVAEMQLVSSLSSPNGDLIIECNVHYAPKAWNTVKLMSSDANTGILAVGHVNGTTQSDNNAYQLNFQADDSNVSISLLFPNTTKHCFARSNYTCSLYRNEHVFVETTEYISIPVEEAAQNPEIDEITTVNEGDTYTVNCSGDLAPQSTTLDLYTRTANATSYTKSPVDALVTIGNLTESCYIQTTKSYNLIADRTDNGTEMRCEAVNTSPGSQTISDSRMIVVNVAEMQLASSLSSPNGDLIIECNAKFAPKDWSELKLMSNSTNIGVVAVGYVNGSAQKDNSSYQMTLQSAESNVSISLLFPNTTKHCFVGSDYTCLLYRNGDIVVETTEYISIPAIDAAENVVIFGNTTLNEGDKYEVNCTGDLAPPSSTLDLYIKAVNATSFKKSSASPQITIDKLTDVCYLQTTKSYTFVADRDVNGTQLKCEGINATAVSGIKSLIVRIIEMEMNDSITTPGEEMTISCNIRYAPSGWEDFSIVSEDNTDIHGRAFPNGTIVQGNSTYIVGLQQNSEDMTLSIMFPNTTTHCTARGRYMCRLTFMGSEVINDTATAIISDLASGLVLEGNNTVQEGERYTLNCSGKVATEGGDLELYVRFRNTSDFVKFTEVPTIAIGGNDDSCYQTITKTYELIAETVQNGSEFQCVATNNKLTSYQISSTIDMVVDFADFSTSFHLQNTTWVPAYGDKNSPEFKAFAESIENDTDYVYSQSPLKDNFQRSKVIELKPGSVFAVIVMFIHLELIIDDGSSNIITTKLTPSDIISAFTDTLPLVSNNLSNSTILQVDTDSITGEIVITDPEDDFDCVTRTDVIFLLDASTSIGSSNFILMKYFIKNYTANILLGSNAIQIGIAKFSTNASNEFWLNEHYGALTINPAIDAIVYTSRSTCIAKGLEFVRSNSLTTANGARQDASKVIILMTDGQAHDQPAAIASTLRAEGVLIACVGIGSGIDMTQLNNIAYNSSFIFLASDFNVLAQIADTVKGSSCFDNGSGNQFN, from the exons ATGGAGGATTCTACATCTGCTGTATTCAAATCGACAGCAGATGAACTTTGTTCAGGG ACAAAGCAGGCAATGACTTCAGATTATAGCTTCCCACGAGATACCAGCTTTGGGTGCAAAGTAGAATCGCTAAG ACAAGGAAGCATAATTGTTGTACTTCTGGTCACCTTCAATGTATATGGCAGTTACACAATACCCGACAACGACGAATATGTCCAGACAATAGTTTCATACATAGGAGCCGATATGAAACTGGGGTCATTCACAGTTATATATGGGTCCATAGCTGTTATTGTAGCTTCCTATAAGACACAAGGGATAGAAACCCGTGTTACAAAACCAACCACTCCCGAACCTACAACAACAGAACCAAAGACGCCTACACCACCcg aaatgcaaCTCGTTAGCTCACTCTCAACTCCTAATGGCGACCTCATTATTGAATGCAATGTCCACTACGCACCAAAAGCCTGGAATACAGTCAAATTGATGTCCTCAGATGCCAACACTGGGATTTTAGCTGTCGGACATGTAAATGGAACGACACAAAGCGACAACAACGCGCACCACATAAACTTTCGAGCTGATGATAGTAATGTTTCAATTAGCCTACTCTTCCCCAACACAACGAAACACTGTTTTTCCAGGAGTAACTACACGTGTTCAATCTATAGAAATGAGGATGTTTTTGTAGAGACAACGGAATATATTTCCACCCCAG TTGAAGAAGCAGCACAAAATCCTGAAATAGATGGAATCACAACAGTGAACGAGGGTGACACATATACAGTTAACTGTTCCGGAGACCTGGCTCCGCCATCTACTACACTCAACCTGTTCACAAGAACAGCCAATGCCACATCCTTTACAAAGTCATCAGTCGTTGCTCTAAGTACTATTGGTAATATCACCGAATCCTGCTACCTCCAAACAACAAAGAGTTATAATCTGATTGCTGACAGAACAGATAATGGTACAGAGATGAGGTGTGAGGCAGTTAACACATCTCCAGGCTCACAGACGATTTCCGATTCACGAGTGATTGTGGTGAACGTTGCCG aaatgcaactGGTTAGCTCACTCTCATCTCCTAATGGCGACCTCATTATTGAATGCAATGTCCACTACGCACCAAAAGCCTGGAATACAGTCAAATTGGTGTCCTCAGATGCCAACACTAGAATTTTAGCTGTCGGACATGTAAATGGAACGACACAAAGCGACAACAACGCGTACCATCTAAACTTTCAAGCTGATGATAGTAACGTTTCAATAAGCCTACTCTTCCCCAACACAACGAAACACTGTTTTGCCAGGAGTAACTACACGTGTTCACTCTATAGAAATGAGGATGTCTTTGTAGAGACAACGGAATATATTTCCACCCCAG TTGAAGAAGCAGCACAACATCCTGAAATTGAAGGAATCACAACAGTGAACGAGGGGGACACATATACAGCTAACTGTTCCGGAGACCTGGCTCCGCCATCTACTACACTCAACCTGTTCACAAGAACAGCCAATGCCACATCCTTTACAAAGTCATCAGTCGTTGCTCTAAGTACTATTGGTAATCTCACCGAATCCTGCTACCTCCAAACAACAAAGAGTTATAATCTGATTGCTGACAGAACAGATAATGGTACAGAGATGAGGTGTGAGGCAGTTAACACATCTCCAGGCTCACGGACGATTTCCGATTCACGAGTGATTGTGGTGAACGTTGCCG AAATGCAACTGGTTAGCTCACTCTCATCTCCTAATGGCGACCTCATTATTGAATGCAATGTCCACTACGCACCAAAAGCCTGGAATACAGTCAAATTGATGTCCTCAGATGCCAACACAGGAATTTTAGCTGTCGGACATGTAAATGGAACGACACAAAGCGACAACAACGCGTACCAACTAAACTTTCAAGCTGATGATAGTAACGTTTCAATAAGCCTACTCTTCCCCAACACAACGAAACACTGTTTTGCCAGGAGTAACTACACGTGTTCACTCTATAGAAATGAGCATGTTTTTGTAGAGACAACGGAATATATTTCCATCCCAG TTGAAGAAGCAGCACAGAATCCTGAAATAGATGAAATCACAACAGTGAACGAGGGAGACACATATACAGTTAACTGTTCCGGAGACCTGGCTCCACAATCTACTACACTCGACCTCTACACAAGAACAGCAAATGCCACATCCTATACAAAGTCCCCAGTCGATGCCCTAGTTACTATTGGTAATCTCACCGAATCCTGCTACATCCAAACAACAAAGAGTTACAATCTGATTGCTGACAGAACAGATAATGGTACAGAGATGAGGTGTGAGGCAGTTAATACATCACCAGGTTCACAGACGATTTCAGATTCACGAATGATTGTGGTGAACGTTGCCG aaatgcaactTGCCAGCTCGCTCTCATCTCCTAATGGTGACCTCATTATTGAATGCAATGCCAAATTCGCGCCAAAAGACTGGAGTGAGTTGAAATTGATGTCAAATAGTACCAATATCGGGGTTGTAGCTGTTGGCTATGTAAATGGATCGGCACAAAAGGACAACAGTTCGTACCAAATGACCTTGCAATCTGCCGAGAGTAACGTTTCAATAAGCCTACTCTTCCCCAACACAACTAAACACTGTTTTGTTGGAAGTGACTACACGTGTTTACTCTATAGAAATGGGGATATCGTTGTAGAAACTACTGAATATATTTCCATCCCAG CTATAGATGCCGCTGAAAACGTTGTAATTTTTGGAAATACTACGTTGAATGAAGGAGACAAATACGAAGTAAATTGTACTGGGGACCTGGCACCACCGTCTAGTACACTGGACCTGTACATCAAAGCAGTGAACGCCACGTCTTTTAAAAAGTCTTCGGCATCGCCTCAAATTACAATTGACAAACTGACTGATGTTTGTTACCTTCAAACAACAAAGAGTTACACGTTTGTTGCCGACAGAGATGTCAACGGAACACAACTAAAGTGTGAGGGAATAAATGCAACTGCAGTTTCTGGAATAAAGTCGCTCATAGTACGAATCATCG AGATGGAAATGAATGATTCTATAACAACTCCCGGAGAGGAGATGACCATAAGCTGTAACATCCGATATGCTCCATCTGGCTGGGAAGACTTTAGTATTGTGTCAGAAGATAATACTGACATACATGGTAGAGCCTTTCCAAACGGAACTATTGTCCAGGGCAATAGTACATATATAGTTGGATTACAACAGAACAGCGAGGACATGACACTGAGCATTATGTTTCCTAACACCACTACACACTGTACCGCGAGAGGACGCTACATGTGTAGATTAACATTTATGGGAAGTGAGGTCATCAATGATACAGCAACAGCTATCATTTCAG ATCTCGCCAGTGGGCTTGTACTTGAAGGGAACAATACAGTTCAGGAAGGTGAACGGTATACTTTGAACTGTTCTGGAAAAGTAGCTACAGAAGGAGGAGATCTCGAACTTTATGTACGCTTCAGGAACACATCAGACTTCGTCAAGTTTACTGAAGTTCCCACAATAGCTATTGGTGGAAATGATGACTCCTGCTATCAGACTATAACCAAGACTTACGAGCTCATTGCTGAGACAGTCCAGAATGGTTCGGAATTCCAATGCGTGGCCACTAATAATAAACTCACCTCCTACCAAATCAGCAGCACCATTGATATGGTAGTTGATTTTGCAG ATTTCAGCACTAGTTTTCATTTGCAAAACACTACATGGGTCCCTGCCTATGGCGACAAAAACAGTCCGGAATTCAAAGCTTTCGCTGAAAGCATAGAAAAcgat ACAGACTACGTGTACAGCCAAAGCCCCTTGAAGGATAACTTCCAGAGAAGTAAAGTCATCGAACTCAA aCCTGGAAGTGTATTCGCCGTGATCGTGATGTTTATACACTTGGAGTTGATAATCGATGATGGTTCCAGCAATATAATCACAACAAAACTGACGCCCTCTGACATTATATCAGCATTCACGGACACCCTACCATTGGTTTCTAACAATCTGTCTAACAGTACTATTTTACAAGTAGATACCGACAGCATTACCGGTGAAATTGTTATAACAG ATCCTGAGGATGACTTCG ACTGTGTTACGCGGACCGATGTTATATTTCTCCTGGATGCATCCACAAGTATTGGAAGTAGTAACTTCATactaatgaaatatttcattaaaaactaCACTGCGAATATTTTGTTAGGTAGTAACGCTATTCAAATTGGTATTGCCAAGTTTTCAACCAACGCGAGCAATGAATTCTGGCTAAATGAACATTATGGAGCATTGACTATTAATCCGGCGATAGATGCCATAGTATACACCAGCAGATCAACATGTATAGCCAAGGGACTAGAGTTTGTTCGATCAAATTCCCTTACCACTGCGAATGGAGCAAGACAGGACGCTTCGAAGGTAATCATTCTTATGACTGATGGACAAGCGCACGATCAGCCGGCAGCAATCGCCAGTACACTAAGAGCTGAGGGCGTCCTCATAGCTTGCGTTGGAATAGGGAGTGGAATTGATATGACCCAGTTAAACAACATCGCATACAACTCCTCGTTCATTTTTTTAGCGTCCGATTTCAACGTGTTAGCACAAATCGCGGACACGGTGAAAGGATCATCATGTTTTGATAACGGCTCCGGAAATCAATTTAATTGA